From one Budorcas taxicolor isolate Tak-1 chromosome 21, Takin1.1, whole genome shotgun sequence genomic stretch:
- the LOC128066841 gene encoding methylglutaconyl-CoA hydratase, mitochondrial-like, translating into MAVAASAAPGALGTLQASRARLVAACCARLGPRWRLPGSWTCPRVDSTIWARDWTPAAGGAARQRGYSAEVKTEDELRVRYLEEENRGIVVLGINRAYAKNSLSKNLIKMLSKAVDALQSDKKVRTIIVRSEVPGIFCAGADLKERAKMSSSEVGPFVSKIRAMINEIANLPVPTIAAIDGLALGGGLELALACDIRVAASSAKMGLVETKLAIIPGGGGTQRLPRAIGMSLAKEHISARVLDGQEAKSVGLISHVLEQNQEGDAAYRKALDLAREFLPQGPVAMRVAK; encoded by the coding sequence ATGGCGGTGGCGGCTTCTGCGGCACCTGGGGCCTTGGGCACTTTGCAGGCCAGCCGTGCCCGCTTGGTGGCCGCTTGCTGTGCGCGGCTAGGCCCCAGGTGGAGGCTGCCCGGCTCCTGGACGTGCCCGCGGGTCGACTCGACGATATGGGCCCGGGACTGGACGCCCGCGGCCGGGGGAGCGGCCCGGCAGAGGGGCTACAGCGCAGAGGTGAAGACTGAGGACGAGCTGCGGGTGCGGTACCTGGAGGAGGAGAACCGAGGAATTGTGGTGCTTGGAATAAACAGAGCCTATGCCAAAAATTCATTGAGTAAAAACCTTATAAAAATGCTTTCGAAAGCTGTGGATGCTTTACAATCTGATAAGAAAGTACGGACCATAATAGTCAGAAGTGAAGTCCCTGGGATATTCTGTGCTGGTGCTGATCTTAAGGAAAGAGCCAAAATGAGTTCCAGTGAAGTTGGTCCTTTTGTCTCCAAAATAAGAGCAATGATTAATGAAATTGCTAATCTTCCAGTGCCAACCATTGCAGCAATTGATGGACTTGCTTTAGGTGGTGGACTTGAACTGGCTTTAGCGTGTGATATAAGAGTAGCAGCTTCCTCTGCAAAAATGGGCCTGGTTGAGACAAAGTTGGCAATTATTCCTGGTGGAGGGGGAACGCAGCGACTGCCGCGTGCCATTGGGATGTCCCTGGCGAAAGAGCACATCTCTGCGCGTGTGCTTGATGGCCAAGAAGCCAAGTCAGTGGGCTTGATCAGCCATGTTCTAGAACAGAACCAGGAGGGGGACGCCGCCTACAGAAAGGCCTTGGACCTAGCAAGAGAGTTTTTACCTCAGGGACCTGTTGCAATGAGAGTGGCAAAATGA
- the FOXA1 gene encoding hepatocyte nuclear factor 3-alpha: MLGTVKMEGHESSDWNSYYADTQEAYSSVPVSNMNSGLGTMNSMNTYMTMNTMSTSGNMTPASFNMSYANPGLGAGLSPGAVAGMPGGSAGAMNSMTAGVTAMGTTLSPGGMGAMGAQPAASMNGLGPYAAAMNPCMSPMAYAPSNLGRSRAGGGGGDAKTFKRSYPHAKPPYSYISLITMAIQQAPSKMLTLSEIYQWIMDLFPYYRQNQQRWQNSIRHSLSFNDCFVKVARSPDKPGKGSYWTLHPDSGNMFENGCYLRRQKRFKCEKQPGPGGGSGSGGPKGGPESRKDPSSAANPSADSPLHRGVHGKAGQLEGAPAPGPAASPQTLDHGGAAATGGASELKTPATSAAPPISSGPGALVSVPPSHPAHGLAPHESQLHMKGDPHYSFNHPFSINNLMSSSEQQHKLDFKAYEQALQYSPYGSALPASLPLGGASVATRSPIEPSALEPAYYQGVYSRPVLNTS, translated from the exons ATGTTAGGGACTGTGAAGATGGAAGGGCACGAGAGCAGCGACTGGAACAGCTACTATGCGGACACACAGGAG GCCTACTCCTCCGTCCCGGTCAGCAACATGAACTCGGGTCTGGGCACCATGAATTCCATGAACACCTACATGACCATGAACACCATGAGCACGAGCGGCAACATGACCCCGGCTTCGTTCAACATGTCCTACGCAAACCCGGGCCTGGGAGCCGGGCTGAGCCCCGGGGCGGTGGCTGGCATGCCCGGCGGCTCTGCGGGCGCCATGAATAGCATGACGGCGGGCGTGACGGCCATGGGGACGACGCTGAGCCCAGGCGGCATGGGGGCTATGGGCGCGCAGCCGGCGGCCTCCATGAATGGCCTGGGGCCCTACGCGGCCGCCATGAACCCGTGCATGAGCCCCATGGCGTACGCGCCGTCCAACCTGGGCCGCAGCCGcgctggcggcggcggcggcgacgccAAGACTTTCAAGCGCAGCTACCCTCACGCCAAGCCGCCCTACTCGTACATCTCTCTCATCACCATGGCCATCCAGCAGGCGCCCAGCAAGATGCTCACGCTGAGCGAGATCTATCAGTGGATCATGGACCTCTTCCCCTATTACCGGCAGAACCAGCAGCGCTGGCAGAACTCCATCCGCCACTCGCTCTCCTTCAACGACTGCTTTGTCAAAGTGGCCCGCTCCCCGGACAAGCCGGGCAAGGGTTCCTATTGGACGCTGCACCCGGACTCCGGCAACATGTTCGAGAACGGCTGTTACTTGCGCCGCCAGAAGCGCTTCAAGTGCGAGAAGCAGCCGGGCCCCGGGGGCGGGAGCGGCAGCGGCGGCCCCAAGGGTGGCCCAGAGAGCCGCAAGGACCCCTCGAGCGCTGCCAACCCCAGCGCCGACTCGCCCCTTCATCGCGGTGTGCACGGGAAGGCCGGCCAGCTAGAGGGCGCGCCGGCCCCCGGGCCCGCCGCCAGCCCCCAGACTCTGGACCACGGCGGGGCGGCGGCGACAGGGGGCGCCTCGGAGTTGAAGACTCCAGCCACCTCGGCTGCTCCTCCGATCAGCTCTGGGCCCGGGGCGCTGGTATCTGTGCCCCCCTCCCACCCGGCGCATGGCCTGGCACCCCACGAGTCCCAGCTGCACATGAAAGGGGACCCTCACTACTCCTTCAACCATCCTTTCTCCATCAACAACCTCATGTCCTCCTCGGAGCAGCAGCACAAGTTGGACTTCAAGGCGTACGAGCAGGCACTACAGTACTCGCCCTATGGCAGCGCATTGCCCGCCAGCTTGCCCCTCGGCGGCGCCTCGGTGGCCACGAGGAGCCCCATTGAGCCCTCAGCCCTGGAGCCAGCCTACTACCAAGGTGTGTATTCCAGACCCGTTCTAAACACTTCTTAG